One genomic segment of Musa acuminata AAA Group cultivar baxijiao chromosome BXJ3-3, Cavendish_Baxijiao_AAA, whole genome shotgun sequence includes these proteins:
- the LOC103973386 gene encoding uncharacterized protein LOC103973386, which yields MVGRAPLISSTSDPQSLDSIASLLGPFPSPTHSSSGVSRSSSMHNHSPSLLLNRTGSFRADALGHTALHLVGNLCFALFVVGVLAFSIIAATYRPDDPLLLPSSPSAASSKITAFLTSSTNATFRPDDAPLRTGEDFLNASSSSASTDDPAAIHLADLPDSNTSSAAATAAGGDSTDCDDAAPINCADPEVFHLMMRATIESFRDVHFYRFGKPVRGGDGGGGSCDMAWRFRPKDAKRAGFYKDYRRFEITRSRGCVYSIVRIGDYHTGVNARKKKKPKKGANDGAGEFAINKIPISSQASVPLVVPVVGESVNDSLPVVESEGKFSSSRYLIYSGGGDRCKNMNHYLWSFLCALGEAQYLNRTLVMDLTICLSSKYSSTNQDEEGKDFRFYFDFEHLRDSASVLDQRQFWNDWALWQKKDKLSLHLVEDLRITPMKLAKVKGTLIMRKFGAVEPDNYWYRVCEGETESVIQRPWHLIWKSPRLMDIVSGIASRLKWDFDSVHVVRGEKASNTQQWPNLAADTSPEALLSTLRDKIEGGRHLYIATNEPDTSLFDPLKDKYSTHFLDDFKDLWGENSDWYEETKKLNNGIPVEFDGYMRGEVDTEVFLRGKKQLETFNDLTGDCKDGVNTCRTAS from the coding sequence ATGGTCGGTCGAGCGCCACTGATCTCTTCTACTTCCGATCCCCAATCACTAGACTCCATCGCTTCTCTCCTCGGTCCCTTTCCATCACCTACCCACTCGTCTTCAGGCGTCTCTCGCTCGTCCAGTATGCATAATCATAGCCCGTCGCTCCTCCTGAACCGGACCGGGAGCTTCCGGGCCGACGCGCTGGGCCACACCGCCCTCCACCTCGTCGGCAACCTCTGCTTCGCCCTCTTCGTCGTCGGCGTGCTCGCCTTCAGCATCATTGCCGCCACCTACCGCCCAGACGACCCCCTCCTTCTCCCCTCCTCCCCCTCCGCGGCCTCCTCCAAGATCACCGCCTTCCTCACCTCCTCCACCAACGCTACCTTCCGCCCCGATGACGCCCCCCTCCGCACCGGTGAGGACTTCCTGAACGCCTCCTCGTCCTCCGCTTCCACCGATGACCCCGCTGCCATCCACCTCGCCGACCTCCCCGACTCCAACACTTCTTCCGCCGCCGCGACGGCCGCCGGCGGGGACAGCACCGACTGTGACGACGCCGCCCCCATCAACTGCGCCGACCCGGAGGTCTTCCACCTAATGATGCGCGCCACCATCGAGTCCTTCCGCGACGTCCACTTTTACCGCTTCGGCAAGCCGGTgcgcggcggcgacggcggcggcggttCCTGCGACATGGCCTGGCGGTTCCGCCCCAAGGACGCCAAGCGCGCCGGCTTCTACAAGGACTACCGCCGGTTCGAGATCACACGCTCACGCGGCTGCGTTTATTCCATCGTCAGGATCGGCGACTACCACACTGGCGTCAATGCCCGAAAGAAGAAGAAACCGAAAAAGGGCGCTAACGACGGCGCCGGCGAGTTCGCGATAAATAAGATCCCTATCTCATCGCAGGCCTCGGTCCCGCTCGTCGTCCCCGTGGTTGGCGAGTCCGTGAACGACTCCCTTCCGGTGGTCGAGTCCGAGGGCAAGTTCAGCAGCAGCAGGTACCTGATATACTCTGGCGGGGGTGATCGGTGCAAGAATATGAACCATTACCTGTGGAGCTTCCTCTGCGCACTGGGCGAAGCCCAGTACCTGAACCGGACCCTCGTCATGGACCTCACCATTTGCCTCTCGTCCAAGTACTCGTCCACGAATCAGGACGAGGAGGGCAAGGATTTCAGGTTCTACTTCGACTTCGAGCACTTGAGGGACTCCGCCTCGGTCCTCGACCAGCGCCAGTTCTGGAACGATTGGGCGCTGTGGCAGAAGAAGGACAAGCTCAGCCTCCACCTCGTCGAGGACTTGAGGATCACGCCCATGAAGCTCGCCAAGGTGAAGGGCACCCTGATCATGCGCAAGTTCGGGGCCGTCGAGCCGGACAACTACTGGTACCGGGTCTGCGAAGGGGAGACGGAGTCGGTGATCCAGCGGCCATGGCACCTCATCTGGAAATCTCCCCGCTTGATGGACATAGTCTCCGGCATTGCTTCGAGATTGAAGTGGGATTTCGACTCGGTCCACGTGGTGAGGGGGGAGAAGGCGAGCAACACCCAGCAGTGGCCTAATTTGGCCGCGGACACTTCCCCGGAGGCCCTGCTGTCGACGCTCAGGGACAAGATCGAAGGCGGAAGGCACCTGTACATCGCGACCAATGAGCCCGACACCTCCTTGTTCGATCCACTCAAGGACAAGTACTCCACTCATTTTCTCGACGATTTCAAAGACCTGTGGGGGGAGAATAGCGATTGGTACGAGGAAACAAAGAAGCTAAACAATGGGATTCCGGTGGAGTTCGACGGGTACATGAGGGGAGAAGTGGACACAGAGGTGTTTCTGAGGGGCAAGAAGCAGCTGGAGACCTTTAACGATCTCACCGGCGATTGCAAAGATGGGGTCAATACTTGTCGCACAGCCTCTTGA